A genomic region of Caenorhabditis elegans chromosome V contains the following coding sequences:
- the Y57E12AL.1 gene encoding Serine incorporator 1 (Confirmed by transcript evidence), whose translation MGALLAAPACAASSACCFGSAACSLCCSICPTTKSSTTTRIMYAFLLFTSTFLSCIMLLPGIQNKLAENKWFCEGLNEYAGISCAHATGFQAVYRVCAATASFYLLFMLIMIGVKDSKDGRSSIQNGFWFFKYLILGALIVGFFFIRSESLATPLMYIGLIGGFMFILIQLILIVDFAHGLAEAWVTSYEESESNYCYAGLLVTVFGGFALALTAVIIMYIYYASGEGCGLPRFFVIFNTLLCVGLTALSLAPAVQEVSPRSGLVQAVMITGYVMYLTWAALINNPDKACNPSLISIFTGNSTDPSHKTDEGHYGIPLPAQSIVSLFLWFACLLYASIRNSSNTSLGKITGGGNTSDEAIQLSSSLNGADDAESQNSKRVYDNEEEGVAYSYSFFHFMFALASLYVMMTLTSWYKPSNDLSHLNSNMASVWVKIVSSWVCVALYCWTLVAPIIYPDREF comes from the exons aTGGGTGCTTTGCTTGCAGCACCAGCGTGCGCTGCTTCG TCGGCATGCTGTTTCGGGAGCGCGGCATGTTCACTTTGCTGCTCAATTTGCCCAACGACTAAAAGCTCGACAACTACTCGTATCATGTATGCATTCTTGCTCTTCACTAGCACATTCCTCTCCTGTATAATGCTTCTACCAggaattcaaaacaaattagCAGAG aacaaatggTTTTGTGAAGGGTTGAACGAATATGCTGGAATCAGCTGTGCACACGCTACTGGATTCCAGGCTGTCTACAGAGTTTGTGCAGCAACTGCGTCATTCTATCTCCTTTTTATGCTCATCATGATTGGCGTAAAGGATTCAAAAGATGGCCGGTCATCGATTCAGAACGGGTTTTGgttcttcaaatatttaattctTGGAGCCTTGATCGTCGGATTTTTCTTTATTCGCAGCGAAAGTCTTGCAACTC CACTCATGTACATTGGCTTAATTGGAGGTTTCATGTTCATTCTGATCCAGCTTATTCTCATCGTTGATTTTGCTCACGGACTCGCAGAAGCTTGGGTGACATCGTACGAAGAGAGTGAATCAAACTACTGCTATGCCGGTCTACTGGTGACAGTATTTGGAGGATTTGCCCTTGCTTTAACCGCAGTTATTATAATGTACATCTACTATGCTTCCGGCGAAGGATGTGGTCTGCCAAGATTCTTCGTGATTTTCAACACGCTGCTATGCGTTGGTCTCACAGCTTTATCGCTGGCTCCAGCGGTTCAAGAAGTCTCACCAAGATCGGGTCTTGTTCAAGCAGTTATGATCACCGGATACGTTATGTATCTAACATGGGCTGCTTTGATCAACAACCCAGATAAGGCCTGTAATCCTTCACTCATCAGCATTTTCACTGGAAACAGCACTGATCCATCACACAAAACCGACGAAGGACATTATGGAATTCCACTTCCAGCTCAGTCGATCGTCTCTCTGTTCCTCTGGTTTGCGTGTCTTCTATATGCATCGATCCGCAATTCGTCGAATACCTCACTCGGAAAAATTACTGGAGGAGGAAATACCAGCGATGAAGCTATTCAACTAAGTTCGTCTTTGAATGGTG ctgatgATGCAGAATCACAAAACTCCAAACGAGTATACGATAACGAAGAAGAAGGCGTAGCTTATTCCTATAGTTTCTTCCACTTCATGTTTGCCCTGGCTTCCCTCTACGTTATGATGACACTGACTTCGTGGTACAA ACCATCTAACGATTTGTCccatttgaattcaaatatgGCATCTGTCTGGGTGAAAATAGTTTCATCGTGGGTGTGTGTTGCTCTTTACTGCTGGACGTTGGTTGCTCCAATCATCTATCCGGACCGAGAGTTTTGA
- the spig-8 gene encoding DUF148 domain-containing protein (Confirmed by transcript evidence), with the protein MFLKFSLLFIFCCVALASTDGQIFSPKDVENGLISEGVTEPGAHEITEFLFKERPDDVTAGELKIEFQKFLASLSEGDKAAVRQIINKELDKFFEGNEESVSILLN; encoded by the exons atgtttttgaaattttccctactttttattttctgctgCGTGGCATTGGCAAGTACTGATGGCCAAATTTTCTCTCCTAAAGATGTTGAGAATGGATTAATTTCTGAAGGAGTCACCGAACCTGGAGCACATGAAATTACTgagtttttgttcaaa GAACGCCCAGACGATGTAACTGCTggtgagctgaaaattgaattccagAAGTTCTTGGCAAGTTTGAGTGAAGGTGATAAGGCAGCTGTTCGGCAGATTATCAATAAGGAATTGGACAAGTTTTTCGAAGGAAATGAGGAATCTGTTTCAatacttttgaattga
- the mdt-6 gene encoding Mediator of RNA polymerase II transcription subunit 6 (Confirmed by transcript evidence), translating to MMPRMGPPAAARQDNPLHVSFRNPQWPPNFINKDNVLDYFCNQANAFYEMNSCNQQIRMQNIVNRTVEECLRTMPGIQYVLWYSQPPLFIICKQRRNNVTNVSPIAYYYVINGSVHQAPDMYSLVQSRLLGALEPLRNAFGEVTNYSRYNTAKGYYWEFKNKPNVKKREEEKKEDEEEKLEDRSTNFQKTRTMMLLNQLFSEMPAEDALEREEKEEVEEEEEETLKTEEPTTSTDEPKFAEPTARTTSKQ from the exons ATGATGCCACGAATGGGACCTCCAGCAGCTGCACGGCAAGACAATCCTTTACACGTCTCGTTTCGGAACCCACAGTGGCCACCAAACTTCATTAACAAAGATAACGTGCTGGACTACTTTTGCAATCAAGCCAACGCGTTCTATGAAATGAACTCTTGCAATCAACAAATTCGGATGCAGAACATCGTTAACCGAACAGTGGAAGAATGTCTTCGAACAATGCCGGGAATTCAGTATGTCCTCTGGTACTCACAACCGCCATTGTTCATTATATGCAAACAACGACGAAATAATGTTACAAATG TTAGTCCCATCGCGTACTATTATGTCATCAATGGAAGTGTACATCAAGCTCCCGACATGTATAGTCTCGTTCAATCCCGTTTACTCGGAGCTCTGGAGCCACTTCGCAACGCTTTCGGTGAAGTTACCAACTATTCTCGCTACAACACTGCCAAGGGCTACTACTGGGAGTTCAAGAATAAGCCCAATGTTAAGAAGCGAGAAGAAGAAAAG AAAGAGGACGAAGAAGAGAAATTGGAAGATAGAAGcacaaacttccaaaaaacaCGAACGATGATGTTGCTGAATCAGTTGTTCAGTGAAATGCCAGCAGAAGACGCTCttgaaagagaagaaaaagaagaggttgaggaagaagaagaagaaacgtTAAAAACTGAGGAACCAACAACTTCAACTGATGAGCCGAAGTTTGCAGAACCAACTGCCAGAACAACGTCAAAACAATAA
- the Y57E12AL.1 gene encoding Serine incorporator 1 (Confirmed by transcript evidence) encodes MGALLAAPACAASSACCFGSAACSLCCSICPTTKSSTTTRIMYAFLLFTSTFLSCIMLLPGIQNKLAENKWFCEGLNEYAGISCAHATGFQAVYRVCAATASFYLLFMLIMIGVKDSKDGRSSIQNGFWFFKYLILGALIVGFFFIRSESLATPLMYIGLIGGFMFILIQLILIVDFAHGLAEAWVTSYEESESNYCYAGLLVTVFGGFALALTAVIIMYIYYASGEGCGLPRFFVIFNTLLCVGLTALSLAPAVQEVSPRSGLVQAVMITGYVMYLTWAALINNPDKACNPSLISIFTGNSTDPSHKTDEGHYGIPLPAQSIVSLFLWFACLLYASIRNSSNTSLGKITGGGNTSDEAIQLTDDAESQNSKRVYDNEEEGVAYSYSFFHFMFALASLYVMMTLTSWYKPSNDLSHLNSNMASVWVKIVSSWVCVALYCWTLVAPIIYPDREF; translated from the exons aTGGGTGCTTTGCTTGCAGCACCAGCGTGCGCTGCTTCG TCGGCATGCTGTTTCGGGAGCGCGGCATGTTCACTTTGCTGCTCAATTTGCCCAACGACTAAAAGCTCGACAACTACTCGTATCATGTATGCATTCTTGCTCTTCACTAGCACATTCCTCTCCTGTATAATGCTTCTACCAggaattcaaaacaaattagCAGAG aacaaatggTTTTGTGAAGGGTTGAACGAATATGCTGGAATCAGCTGTGCACACGCTACTGGATTCCAGGCTGTCTACAGAGTTTGTGCAGCAACTGCGTCATTCTATCTCCTTTTTATGCTCATCATGATTGGCGTAAAGGATTCAAAAGATGGCCGGTCATCGATTCAGAACGGGTTTTGgttcttcaaatatttaattctTGGAGCCTTGATCGTCGGATTTTTCTTTATTCGCAGCGAAAGTCTTGCAACTC CACTCATGTACATTGGCTTAATTGGAGGTTTCATGTTCATTCTGATCCAGCTTATTCTCATCGTTGATTTTGCTCACGGACTCGCAGAAGCTTGGGTGACATCGTACGAAGAGAGTGAATCAAACTACTGCTATGCCGGTCTACTGGTGACAGTATTTGGAGGATTTGCCCTTGCTTTAACCGCAGTTATTATAATGTACATCTACTATGCTTCCGGCGAAGGATGTGGTCTGCCAAGATTCTTCGTGATTTTCAACACGCTGCTATGCGTTGGTCTCACAGCTTTATCGCTGGCTCCAGCGGTTCAAGAAGTCTCACCAAGATCGGGTCTTGTTCAAGCAGTTATGATCACCGGATACGTTATGTATCTAACATGGGCTGCTTTGATCAACAACCCAGATAAGGCCTGTAATCCTTCACTCATCAGCATTTTCACTGGAAACAGCACTGATCCATCACACAAAACCGACGAAGGACATTATGGAATTCCACTTCCAGCTCAGTCGATCGTCTCTCTGTTCCTCTGGTTTGCGTGTCTTCTATATGCATCGATCCGCAATTCGTCGAATACCTCACTCGGAAAAATTACTGGAGGAGGAAATACCAGCGATGAAGCTATTCAACTAA ctgatgATGCAGAATCACAAAACTCCAAACGAGTATACGATAACGAAGAAGAAGGCGTAGCTTATTCCTATAGTTTCTTCCACTTCATGTTTGCCCTGGCTTCCCTCTACGTTATGATGACACTGACTTCGTGGTACAA ACCATCTAACGATTTGTCccatttgaattcaaatatgGCATCTGTCTGGGTGAAAATAGTTTCATCGTGGGTGTGTGTTGCTCTTTACTGCTGGACGTTGGTTGCTCCAATCATCTATCCGGACCGAGAGTTTTGA
- the tofu-2 gene encoding Schlafen-like protein 2 (Confirmed by transcript evidence): MADTSPRESKLNKQDQDLHLEIDETGLACKSEVKKRWLGARGTAGLYGNGKYYYEVTITSKGLCRVGWATLGGSLNIGKGLDSFGYGGTGMKSTHKKFDDYGLPFTLNDVIGCYLDLDSRTIWWSKNGEQFPAAFSIDVKYKNSNTCLFPAVLCQNSSLSVNFGSQPFKFPPGNQFTAVSDAPNENVNWWSYEEQNSFEHVVVKLPFAVEEDVHNEFRMHTKLMLTELKRTQCKQDKDGSIRRTLQPISKTICAFLNTDGGRLFLGVNDDKVIKGISMSKNMIYHFFGSLRHMCENFKPCSPLCRIKVSILEVIPVGVIKVKLRKADLLKEEAHDFPKLACHSVGGSFCDCFLEINKAPTKQYLLIIQVSPPNPNSRTTIFQNEEGLVYRRRMASNKCVYLDDLRRMMNEKNQVFVDLPDEARAEIDSFSKFD; the protein is encoded by the exons ATg gccGACACAAGTCCACGTGAATCCAAACTGAACAAGCAGGATCAAGATCTTCATCTCGAAATTGATGAAACTGGATTAGCCTGCAAAAGTGAAGTGAAGAAAAGATGGCTCGGAGCACGTGGAACAGCCGGATTATATGGAAATGGAAAGTATTACTATGAAGTTACAATTACAAGTAAAGGACTGTGCAGAGTTGGCTGGGCTACTCTCGGTGGAAGTTTGAATATTG GTAAAGGACTGGATAGTTTCGGTTATGGTGGGACTGGAATGAAGTCAACCCACAAAAAGTTCGATGATTATGGTCTCCCATTCACTCTGAACGATGTGATCGGTTGCTATCTTGACCTGGATTCCCGTACCATCTGGTGGTCAAAAAATGGAGAACAATTTCCCGCCGCTTTTTCCATCGATgtgaaatacaaaaactcgAACACGTGTCTCTTCCCGGCGGTCTTATGTCAAAACTCAAGCCTCTCAGTCAACTTTGGATCTCAACCGTTCAAATTTCCCCCGGGAAATCAGTTTACTGCGGTTTCCGATGCTCcaaatgaaaatgtgaattggTGGAGCTATGAGGAGCAAAACTCATTCGAACATGTAGTGGTGAAACTACCGTTTGCAGTAGAAGAAGATGTTCATAATGAGTTCAGAATGCATACCAAACTGATGCTCACTGAA cTAAAGAGGACTCAATGCAAGCAGGACAAGGATGGATCTATTCGAAGAACTCTTCAGCCGATCAGCAA AACAATTTGCGCATTTCTGAACACTGACGGTGGACGGCTTTTTCTGGGTGTCAACGATGATAAAGTTATTAAAGGAATTTCGATGAGCAAGAACATG ATATACCATTTCTTCGGTTCTCTGCGACACatgtgtgaaaattttaaaccatGCAGTCCGCTATGTCGTATCAAAGTCTCCATTCTCGAAGTTATCCCGGTGGGAGTGATAAAAGTTAAGCTGAGAAAAGCGGATTTGCTCAAAGAAGAAGCTCATGATTTCCCGAAGCTCGCCTGCCACAGTGTTGGCGGATCATTC TGCGAttgctttttggaaattaataaAGCTCCAACCAAGCAGTATCTTCTCATCATTCAAGTTTCGCCGCCAAATCCTAACAGCCGCACAACGATTTTCCAAAACGAAGAAGGGCTTGTATATCG TCGACGAATGGCTTCGAACAAGTGCGTATATCTGGACGATCTACGCCGCATGATGAACGAAAAGAACCAAGTATTCGTCGATCTTCCTGACGAGGCCCGTGCCGAAATTgacagtttttcaaagtttgactAA
- the Y57E12AL.6 gene encoding uncharacterized protein (Confirmed by transcript evidence) → MALLKLTKTREEDLLRDSSSEQQEFFMQRPTVEKKPTEAPKMPNNVVAHELLADGSRMNPKIENYLNAQRLLSGNAQAEQRLLELNSAAQINRGPDGVFQSSRLHFDMLLNRDESIFPSDYLNFDSKMKR, encoded by the exons ATGGCTCTTCTGAAACTCACAAAAACTCGCGAAGAAGATTTGCTGCGCGACAGCTCATCTGAGCAGCAAGAGTTCTTCATGCAAAGACCAACCGTCGAGAAGAAGCCAACGGAGGCTCCAAAAATG ccgaaCAACGTTGTTGCCCACGAGTTGCTTGCCGATGGATCCCGCATGAATCCAAAGATCGAGAACTACTTGAACGCTCAACGTCTTCTCTCCGGAAATGCTCAAGCAGAGCAACGCTTGCT tgagcTCAACTCTGCTGCACAGATTAATCGAGGACCAGACGGTGTGTTCCAGTCGTCACGTCTTCACTTCGACATGCTGCTCAACCGCGACGAGTCCATTTTCCCATCTGATTATCTCAACTTTGATTCCAAGATGAAGCGCTAA
- the spig-1 gene encoding DUF4473 domain-containing protein (Confirmed by transcript evidence), producing MCKLFVAVALLAVVYAHQMPSADEMKAKLVEGGVSEAAAAGLVEIGDKYKSQFQALTKGDHEAGKKVFDSMKSESDAYIATQSEADQTAYKAFVEKAKEHFQAHKEAAAAESA from the exons atgtgCAAACTTTTCGTCGCCGTTGCCCTTCTCGCTGTCGTTTATGCTCATCAAATGCCATCAG CTGATGAGATGAAGGCCAAGCTCGTTGAGGGTGGAGTCTCCGAGGCTGCTGCCGCTGGACTCGTTGAAATCGGAGATAAGTACAAGAGCCAATTCCAGGCTCTCACCAAGGGAGATCATGAAGCTGGAAAGAAAGTTTTCGATAGCATGAAGTCCGAGTCTGATGCCTACATCGCCACCCAATCTGAAGCTGATCAGACCGCTTACAAAGCATTCGTTGAGAAGGCCAAGGAGCACTTCCAAGCTCACAAGGAAGCTGCTGCTGCCGAAAGTGcttaa
- the Y57E12AL.2 gene encoding DUF4148 domain-containing protein (Partially confirmed by transcript evidence) — protein sequence MPVIKTSTSTRNYYKIRVGEGKTQLNRTMFKHFSVFALLAVVAFANRNPEQMKSEMLAAGVSAAGVATISTFMETHKPQRGANRETGKAEFDAMLATLTVADRTAFQKVKQNKHHPEGKKQ from the exons ATGCCGGTTATCAAAACATCAACCTCTACGAGAAATTACTATAAAATCAGGGTGGGAGAGGGGAAAACCCAACTGAACCGAACCATGttcaagcatttttctgtATTTGCTCTTCTAGCTGTTGTTGCTTTTGCCAATCGTAATC CGGAGCAAATGAAATCTGAAATGCTTGCTGCAGGAGTTTCAGCTGCCGGTGTAGCTACGATTTCCACCTTCATGGAGACTCATAAACCACAAAGAGGAGCTAACCGTGAAACAGGAAAAGCCGAGTTTGATGCTATGCTTGCCACTCTCACTGTAGCCGATCGCACTGCTTTCCAGAAAGTGAAGCAAAACAAGCATCATCCGGAAGGAAAGAAACAATAA
- the Y57E12AR.1 gene encoding BPTI/Kunitz inhibitor domain-containing protein (Confirmed by transcript evidence), which yields MYLPILLLITAVAIEAKSRYPDPPVFPSPVTYPSICYLPPDSALCDFSANTPDNLSTRYYFDVATQECYPFGVQKCGGNQNQFNNRSECQQFCRSSESS from the exons ATGTACTTACCGATCCTGCTCCTGATAACGGCAGTGGCAATAGAAGCCAAATCCAGGTATCCAGATCCGCCAGTTTTCCCATCGCCAGTCACTTATCCAAGTATTTGCTACTTACCGCCAG attctgcGTTGTGCGACTTTTCGGCGAATACACCTGATAATCTTTCAACCAGATACTATTTCGACGTGGCAACTCAAGAATGTTATCCATTTGGCGTACAAAAATGTGGAGGAAATCAGAATCAGTTCAACAATCGCTCAGAATGCCAGCAATTTTGTAGATCCTCGGAATCTTCATAA
- the F20A1.8 gene encoding uncharacterized protein (Confirmed by transcript evidence), giving the protein MRLLLVLLFFITPLHALFDYPSPTFPVDRYKNERMEHVRGKRYYIITEHAEQVKKAAAEYKDFKEKQDEKEAPKIRTKRDWFATLTPEQVQERYTLLNYTIKKKHH; this is encoded by the exons atgcGCCTTCTGTTGGTTCTTCTGTTCTTTATTACCCCTCTTCATGCTCTTTTCGACTACCCATCACCCACATTTCCAGTCGACAGATACAAAAATGAAAGGATGGAACACGTTAGAGGGAAGCGCTACTACATTATAACCGAG caCGCCGAGCAAGTCAAAAAAGCCGCCGCGGAATACAAGGATTTTAAGGAAAAACAAGACGAGAAGGAAGCTCCAAAGATCAGGACAAAACGTGATTGGTTCGCAACTCTGACTCCAGAGCAG GTGCAAGAACGCTATACTTTGTTGAACTATACTATTAAAAAGAAACACCATTGA
- the F20A1.2 gene encoding G-protein coupled receptors family 1 profile domain-containing protein (Confirmed by transcript evidence): protein MTDYEVTCGYTEEVSMARFIYISVGGIVACVGCICNIILLYLFTFRQLANSPPQLYPAILAFLDTLLCFFFLMIFVVDVNMIYNKSEYLFLLFHRYIIVTFCTAKLVQFLIPYMLMLGTLERYTWIDNKHNKMAILQPKYRPFTLGGLVLGAIMLRVPSALALKITDFPKCPDFFRTLAVDVEEWAQVSTLYTIHDVYGIACLQTFCPFLCLMVLNLVIVNKLAKIDAQQFPTKEMKGSPTRRKRSRVLSSLRITKLQITSTVRNAIYTMVAIVSTYLISNSLHILLTLLEVTKASVLVDENDPYKASLLYTLLGDAVSILYMISSAVRILIYTYCNPAIRHQLFSFFGVRKDRKDSDQSRIIIASPLLIEGILSDSV from the exons atGACTGACTATGAGGTGACATGTGGATATACGGAAGAAGTCTCGATGGCTCGATTCATTTATATATCAGTTGGAGGAATCGTGGCTTGTGTCGGTTGCATATGCAATATTATTCTTTTGTATCTTTTCACATTTCGACAGCTTGCTAATTCACCTCCACAACTTTATCCGGCAATTCTCGCCTTTTTAGACACActtctttgtttcttttttctaatgaTATTCGTTGTGGATGTCAATATGATTTATAATAAGAGTGAG tatctGTTCCTGCTCTTCCATCGCTATATTATTGTAACATTTTGCACTGCAAAATTGGTGCAGTTTTTGATTCCATATATGTTAATGTTAGGTACACTTGAGAGATACACGTGGATCGATAACAAGCA CAACAAAATGGCAATCTTGCAACCAAAGTACCGCCCGTTCACACTAGGAGGATTGGTGTTGGGAGCAATTATGCTCAGGGTACCGTCGGCATTGGCTCTGAAAATTACGGATTTTCCAAAGTGTCCTGATTTTTTCAGGACTTTGGCAGTAGATGTGGAAGAGTGGGCTCAG GTTAGCACTCTATACACAATTCACGATGTTTATGGGATCGCTTGTCTTCAAACGTTTTGCCCATTTCTCTGTCTAATGGTGCTCAATTTGGTAATAGTTAATAAGCTGGCCAAAATAGATGCACAGCAGTTTCCCACCAAAGAAATGAAGGGAAGCCCtacaagaagaaaaagatcCCGAGTGTTGTCATCGCTGCGGATAACAAAACTACAAATCACATCTACTGTTAGAAATGCAATTTATACAATG gTGGCAATCGTCTCGACGTATCTGATCTCCAACTCATTGCACATCCTTCTGACTCTGCTGGAAGTGACGAAGGCGTCGGTGCTAGTCGA cgaaaacgATCCTTACAAGGCATCACTTCTGTACACTCTTCTTGGTGACGCTGTGAGCATTCTCTACATGATCTCATCAGCAGTTCGAATTCTGATCTACACCTACTGCAATCCCGCAATCCGTCACCAACTCTTCTCATTCTTCGGAGTTCGGAAAGATCGAAAAGATTCGGATCAGTCAAGAATCATTATTGCATCACCGCTTCTTATCGAGGGAATACTATCGGATAgtgtctag
- the txt-17 gene encoding transcellular chaperone signaling (x)cross tissue (Confirmed by transcript evidence;~Product from WormBase gene class txt): MCKLFVAVALLAVAIYAAPPVPPSAEEVKAQLVAAGLSETSAAGIVEVAEKYKTQLEALKDNKDDKEAIKKVFEEIKTDTDAYIKTQPEADQKAYATYIESKKKEFEGHHSTPAH, from the exons atgtgCAAACTCTTCGTCGCCGTTGCACTTCTCGCTGTTGCCATCTATGCTGCTCCACCAGTACCACCAAGTG CCGAGGAGGTGAAAGCTCAACTTGTCGCCGCTGGGCTCTCGGAGACTTCTGCCGCAGGAATCGTCGAGGTTGCCGAGAAGTACAAGACTCAACTCGAAGCTCTCAAGGATAACAAGGACGATAAGGAAGCAATAAAGAAGGTTTTCGAGGAGATCAAGACTGACACGGATGCCTACATCAAGACTCAACCAGAAGCTGATCAGAAAGCTTATGCCACCTATATCGAGTCTAAGAAGAAGGAATTCGAGGGACACCACTCTACTCCAGCTCactaa
- the tmem-258 gene encoding Dolichyl-diphosphooligosaccharide--protein glycosyltransferase subunit TMEM258 (Partially confirmed by transcript evidence), with translation MDISKMNRYTAPVNFASLPLLTTFLCGVGLLLLATFTMIQVTSTKYNRNLLKELFIAATSSVFLGFGSVFLLLWVGIYV, from the exons ATGGATATTTCCAAGATGAACAGATACACCGCTCCAGTAAACTTCGCGAGCCTTCCACTGCTCACCACGTTTCTCTGTGGAGTTGGTCTTCTTCTGCTCGCCACGTTCACCATGATCCAG GTTACATCGACGAAATACAACCGTAACCTTCTGAAGGAACTCTTCATCGCCGCCACATCATCAGTCTTCCTTGGCTTCGGATCGGTCTTCCTTCTTCTCTGGGTTGGAATCTACGTTTAA